A single Amphiura filiformis chromosome 19, Afil_fr2py, whole genome shotgun sequence DNA region contains:
- the LOC140140995 gene encoding E3 ubiquitin-protein ligase TRIM56-like, translating into MAKSNRLNSKDLTQCGICLSTQKEPKSLPCLHSYCLECLTQWAKGKTKVSCPICVQEFAIPRGGVNAFRTNFFINTLKDRQAAEMTIQSRDAVVPCASCGAVDERVEGHCSRCGGFICGGCIVSHSKLKIYNIHKVIPYEDLKSGKVDIRNLSQKKYYKIHEDQVLWFYCETCGTLTCRDCTVVDHPASSHSLVNLESASKGHKTEIEQLIQNCEGVQNRAERTMKMATDVSHRLNTNASKAKVEIDESFNKALKLLEDNRDQLKREVDKATAVTKKQLDAQTDEIQVFQTRLQTALQMATEVVKTGSDYDLALIYTSLKTNLTELRDVKLTPVDKQKAAVHFKPAHIGLETTQKLGSVVIKQRKEGVGVWKLDRSFGNGGAGMLNTGRGVAITHEGDIAVADMNDSVKIYKKDGQFKSSIKVPGSPWDVVVSPDGKLFVTNTTASVSVYDGKGNLKHQFPTKSPDNVSSDAQRTEHMGLAIDNYNNLLVGETNYKYISKHHLDGTHIMSFKVTIKPWFITVSRDDKIIISEGDFGSAVHILNNIGVHLQTLKPPQGSGWNPQGICCTSTNDIYISSYYTSAGIYCYSGETGAYIGCLTKDVCFPAGLVLMDDEETLVVAENNDVKIFKLQN; encoded by the coding sequence AAAGAACCAAAATCTCTGCCATGTCTCCACTCATACTGCTTAGAATGCCTCACGCAATGGGCTAAGGGTAAGACCAAGGTAAGCTGTCCAATATGCGTCCAAGAGTTTGCGATACCACGTGGCGGAGTGAACGCTTTCAGGACAAATTTCTTCATCAACACTCTGAAGGATAGACAGGCTGCTGAAATGACGATTCAATCAAGAGATGCCGTGGTGCCTTGTGCAAGCTGTGGAGCTGTTGATGAAAGAGTTGAAGGACATTGTTCTAGGTGTGGGGGTTTCATATGTGGGGGTTGTATTGTTTCGCATAGTAAGCTCAAAATCTATAATATTCATAAGGTAATTCCATATGAAGATCTGAAGTCAGGGAAGGTCGATATTAGGAATCTGTCTCAGAAGAAGTATTACAAGATCCATGAAGATCAAGTCCTGTGGTTCTACTGTGAAACATGTGGGACGTTGACATGTCGTGACTGCACTGTAGTAGACCATCCTGCATCAAGTCATAGTCTGGTGAATCTGGAGAGCGCTTCAAAGGGACACAAGACAGAAATTGAACAACTGATTCAGAATTGCGAGGGAGTCCAGAATAGAGCAGAAAGGACGATGAAAATGGCGACGGATGTCTCACATCGACTCAACACAAATGCCTCTAAAGCCAAAGTAGAAATCGACGAGTCTTTCAACAAAGCACTTAAACTGCTGGAAGACAACAGGGATCAACTGAAAAGAGAGGTTGATAAGGCCACGGCTGTCACCAAGAAACAGCTTGATGCTCAGACAGATGAGATCCAGGTTTTTCAAACACGACTTCAAACGGCATTACAGATGGCAACTGAAGTGGTAAAGACAGGATCTGATTATGATTTGGCTCTAATCTACACATCATTGAAAACCAACTTGACGGAGCTACGTGATGTGAAACTAACACCTGTGGATAAACAGAAAGCAGCAGTTCACTTCAAACCAGCTCATATTGGCCTTGAAACCACTCAAAAGCTGGGATCCGTGGTAATCAAGCAACGCAAAGAAGGGGTTGGCGTGTGGAAGTTGGATAGATCATTTGGAAATGGTGGTGCTGGAATGCTGAATACTGGACGTGGTGTTGCGATAACACACGAAGGAGATATTGCAGTCGCAGATATGAATGATTCAGTTAAGATATACAAGAAAGATGGGCAGTTCAAATCTTCAATTAAGGTACCCGGTAGTCCATGGGATGTCGTAGTCAGCCCAGATGGCAAACTCTTTGTAACAAACACAACAGCGTCTGTCAGTGTATATGATGGGAAAGGAAACCTGAAGCACCAATTTCCTACCAAATCACCTGACAATGTTTCATCAGATGCTCAACGTACAGAGCATATGGGCTTAGCAATTGACAACTACAACAATCTACTGGTGGGTGAGACTAACTACAAATACATCAGCAAGCATCATCTAGATGGAACGCACATCATGAGCTTCAAAGTCACCATTAAACCTTGGTTTATAACGGTATCTCGTGATGACAAAATCATCATATCAGAGGGAGACTTTGGATCTGCTGTTCATATTCTCAATAACATCGGAGTTCATCTGCAGACCCTTAAACCTCCACAAGGTTCAGGGTGGAATCCACAGGGCATTTGCTGTACATCAACAAATGATATATACATATCTAGCTATTATACATCAGCTGGCATCTATTGCTACTCAGGTGAGACAGGTGCCTACATTGGCTGCCTCACCAAGGATGTATGCTTCCCAGCAGGTTTGGTATTGATGGATGATGAAGAAACATTGGTTGTTGCAGAAAACAACGATGTAAAGATATTCAAACTACAGAACTAA